A portion of the Uloborus diversus isolate 005 unplaced genomic scaffold, Udiv.v.3.1 scaffold_14, whole genome shotgun sequence genome contains these proteins:
- the LOC129232859 gene encoding zinc finger protein 271-like codes for MSVQADEKRYPCEYCLKTFSQNSNLKTHQRVHTGEKPFSCDICSKRFSQFSSLKRHVKSHSGEKPFLCDICSKTFTEYSSEKRFSCDICSKTFSFACNLKTHLRIHTGEKPYSCDYCSKQFYDCSNFRVHLRLHAGVKPSACESKSETFLEDHDDQPQCA; via the exons ATGAGTGTCCAGGCTGACGAAAAACGTTACCCGTGTGAGTATTGtttaaagacattttctcaaaattcaaatttaaagacacatcagagagtccatactggcgaaaaaccatttTCATGTGACATTTGTTCAAAGAGATTTTCCCAATTTTCAAGCTTAAAGAGACACGTGAAAAGTCATTCCGGCGAGAAACCGTTTTTATGTGACATTTGCTCAAAGACCTTTACTGAATATTcaa GCGAAAAACGCTTTTCATGTGACATTTGCTCAAAGACATTTTCTTTCGCTTGCAATTTAAAAACTCATTTGAGGATCCACACAGGCGAAAAGCCTTATTCGTGCGACTACTGTTCAAAACAGTTTTATGACTGTTCAAATTTCAGAGTACATTTGAGACTCCACGCCGGAGTGAAACCTTCTGCATGTGAATCaaaatcagaaacgtttctggaagaTCATGATGATCAACCACAATGTGCTTAG